From the Cohaesibacter sp. ES.047 genome, the window CAAGAAAAAACGCCTGCCGGGCAAACTGCTCGACATCGAATATCCGTTCCATTCCAGACAGATCGATCCCATCGAAGAGGGGGTCGTCAAGGATCTGTCTGACGTTAAGCCGACAGACTCGAGCATTCCCTTCTTCTCGTCGGTTTCCGGCGCAGAAATGGCGGGCACCAAGCTTGATGGCGGCTATTGGTGGAACAATGTGCGCAAGCCGGTGCATTTCTTCCATGCCATTCAGTCCGCTTTCAAAGACGGACGAAGCCAGTTCATTGAAATTGGTCCGCGCCCGATCCTCAAGGGCTATGTCTCCGAAATTGCGAGGGACGAAGGCCATTCGGCCAGTGTTGTCGAGAGCCTTCAGCAGAAGACAGACGGCGTTACCGATCCATTGCTTCTGGCTGTGGGGCGCGCGATCGTCAATGGTGCCGATTTCGAGCGCGAAACCGTGTTCGGAGCCAAGGCGCATCCAGATGTGTCGCTGCTGCCCTATCCATGGCAGATCAAACCGTTCAAGATCGATTCGAGCAGCGAAGCCTTCGAGATCTTCAACAGCACAGTTGCTCCCCATGCTCTTCTTGGCCAGCAACTGCGGCCCGATGACCATGTTTGGGATACCGAACTCGATACCGCGCTCATTCCTTATTTCTCCGATCACCGGGTCGATGGCAAGGTCATCCTGCCGGGCGCGGCCTTTGCTGAAATGTGCCTGAGTGCTGCACGGATTGTCTGCAAGTCTGATCAGGTCGAGTTGAGGGACATGGATCTGTTACAGGCCCTTCAGCTGTCCGATGAAAAACCTATCTCGGTCCGCACGCGCCTTGATGAAGAGACCGGCGTGGTGGAGATTTTCAGTCGCAAGCGGTTAGTGGACGACGAATGGCAACTCCACACCAAGTGCCGGGTTGCTAGGATTCCGGGCAATGTCGGTCTTGAAAATGCCGATCACGCCCTTGTCGCCCCCGTTCTTGATCGCCCCATGGATCAGTCTGAGATCGACGCGCTTTATCAGACGTCCCGGGATTTCGGTCTTGATTTCGGACCGGCGTTCCAGCGCATGGTCTATTGCGAGCGTTATGGTGATGACTACGTCGAAATCGTGCTTGATGAGCGTGGCCCCACCGATATCAAGGGTGAGCTGGTGGCGTCGCCCTATGCGCTGCATCCGCTCGATTTTGATGCCAGCTTCCACGGTCTGAACTGTCTGTACGAAGATCTTGACACCGGTCCGGACAAGATGGCTTTCATCCCGGTTCGCTTCGGATCTTTGCGGGTCTATCAGGCGGCCACACCGGTGCGCTCGGCGCGTATTCATGTCATCCGGCATAACAATCGCGGTATTCAGGCGGACATCAATCTGTTTGCGGAAGACGGGACCTTGGTTGCTGCTCTGCGTGATGGTCGGTTCCGTTCCTCGGCTCTGGTTCAGCGCCAGGGGCTTGATCGCCTGACATACAGTTATGATTCCATCCGCGTGCCAGCTCCTGCCGGTCAGGTGGCTGTGCCTTCCCTCGATATCGAGGCGATCAGGGCTGCGATGGCCGAACTGTCTCAACCTGATCGTCAACGGGCCGAAGACGGGCAGTTGCTGCTGCAGGCTGCGGCGCGGCGGGGGGCTTATGATGTGCTCCTCAGTTTGGCCGATGACGACAAGGTCCTGCGTCCGGATGCCCTTTCTGCACTTGGCCTTCTTGACGGACTGGATGCGGACGCTGCGACTGAAGATCTGCGTGCTCGCAATGAGCATCGCCTGAAACTGGTGCATTCCCTGATAGCGATTTGCGAGCAATCCGGTCTCGCCACGGCGCTTGACGAGGGCTGGCAGCTCAGCGACGAAAGTGACATGCCGGACGTGGATATGGTGCTGCAGCTGCTGCTCACCGAAGACCCGAAATGGTCTGCCGAATGTGTGATGCTCAATCATGCGCTCAACACCCTGCCGGATGCTCTGTTGGCTATGGACCGCCCGTTCGGCACGGCCCCACTGCCGCAGAATCTCTATTCGCAGGATCAATATGACCAGCATTACAGCTCCTCGCCGTTGGCGGAGGCGCATGTTCAGCAGGTATCCCGTGCGGTTGGTGCCGTGCTTGATGCCTGGCCCGAGGGACGTCCCTTGCGTGTTTTGGAGTTCGGTATAGGTGGTGCGAGCCTGACCAAGGTGCTTCTGCCGATGGTTGAGCGCCTCGACGGGCAGCTTGTCTCGGTTGATACCAACAAGCTGATCGTGGATCGACTGCAGATCCTGTTTGCGCAGTCCATTCATTTCAAAACCCTTGCGATCAAGGATGCCCTGTCCGAGCTTGCGGCTCTTGAGCCGTTTGATCTGGTCGTGTCGGCCAATGGTCTGCAGGCGATGGATGGCGGTGCCGATCTGATATCGCAGCTCAGAACATTGGTGGGCCGGGACGGTCTGCTGCTTGCCAGCCTGTCGGACAGCAACGTGTTTCAGGACATTACCTTTGGCATGGCTGATCGATGGTTCGTCGATGGTCTCGATCCGACCCAGCCGGTATCTGCGCATGCTGATGCCGAGGACTGGAAAGGGTGGATTGAGGACGCCGGATTTAAAGGTGTCTCGCTCGATCCTTTCGCCAACAACGATGGCGATGCCGATCTCACCGGGGCCTATGTGCTGGTGGGCTGCAATGCTGCCGAGTCTGAAGCCGTCGCGCCTGAAGCAAATGGGGCAGAGAACGGCGAGCGCCAGTGCATCATTCTGGTGAACAAGGGCAACGCGGCGGAGAAAAACTTTGCCAAGGCACTGATCACAGGTCTTGGGGATCTGGATGGCCGCCAAATCGCTCTTTCCGCCAAGGAGAGTGACGCGGATCGCGAAGCGCGCGTGACAGCAATCGCCGAAGCCGCCAAGGGTGGTGCGCTCGATTTGATCTGTCTTGCTGGGGCCTTTGACAGCTCTCAAGATCCGATGGCTGTCCTGTCGCCACGTCTTAAATGCCTTGCCGGTCTATTGCGGGATGTGGCCGAGTTGAAGCTGCGCTTGTGGATCCCCGCTCCGGGCGGTTTTCCGCATGTCAACGGTCATGCCATCGATCCGGCACAAAGCGGTGTCTGGGCCTTTGGCCGAACCGCGAGCAACGAATATGGCAATCAGGACATCCGTCTTGTGGATTTCGCCAGTGCCTTGTCCGGCGATCAGCAAGCGGTGCGACTGGCTCAGACCATTCTGGAGCCGGGCGAAGAACGCGAAATGCTGCTCGAGACGAGCGGGCTGCGTGCCATGCGGGCCGTGCGCGGCGCGGCCAAGCCTGCGGCCAAGCCACAGGAGCGCTCTGAAGAGGCTGCTTGCCGTCTGCACCATCCGCGCACCGGGTCTTTTGATCGTCTGAGCTGGATCCCGGTTCAGCGCCGTCTGCCCGGTCCGGGTGAAGTGGAAATCGAGGTTGTCGGCACGGGTTTGAACTTCCGTGATGTCATGTGGGCGCAGGGTCTCTTGCCCGAGGAAGCGCTTGAAGATGGGTTCGCAGGGCCGACGCTCGGTTTTGAATGTTCCGGCCGCATCGTCAGGATTGGCGAGGGAATTGATCGTTTCAAGATCGGTGATCCGGTGATGGCGCTGGCTCCGGCCTGTTTCGCGTCGCACGTGACCGTTGTTGAGACTGGAGTGTCTCGACTTCCTGACAGCATGGACCTGACGGCTGCCGCAACCATGCCGGTTGCCTTCCTGACCAGTTACTATGCTCTTCACTATCTGGCGCAGCTTGAAGAGGACGAATGGGTGCTGATCCATGGTGCCGCCGGTGCTGTCGGGCTGGCCGCCCTTCAGATCGCCAAATGGCGCGGCGCACGTGTGATCGCGACCGCGGGTAACCCTGAAAAACGCGAGTTTCTCAAGCTCTTGGGTGCGGACTATGTGTTTGACACAAGGTCGCTCAATTTCGTCGATGAGGTCCGCGCCATCACCCGTGCCGCCGACGGTCCGGGGAAAGAGGGCGTGGATGTGGTGCTGAACTCGCTGTTTGGCGAGGCCATGGAGCGCAGCCTTGAGCTGGTTCGGCCCTTTGGCCGGTTCCTTGAGCTGGGCAAACGCGATTTCTATGGCAACACCAAGATCGGCCTCAGACCGTTCCGGCGTAACATCAGCTATTTCGGCATTGATGCCGACCAGTTGCTCAACCATCAGCCCAAGCGGGCGCGGCGTCTGTTCTCGGAGCTGTCGGACCTGTTCGAGCAGAAGCAGTTCTCGCTCCTGTCCTATCGCCTGTTCGAAAGCGAAGACATTGTTGATGCTTTCCGCTTGATGCAGCGCTCCGGTCATATCGGCAAGATCGTCGTCAAGGCACCGCAGCCGACCATTCTGCCCGCCAAGGACGCAGGCCTTATGATTGATCCTAACGGGCATCATGTCATCATTGGTGGCCTCGGGGGCTTTGGTCTTGAAACCGCTTCATGGCTCGCCGATCAGGGTGCCAAGTCTGTGGTGCTGACCAGCCGTTCAGGAAAGATGACGGACGCGGCGAAAGCCCTTGAAGCTCGGCTTGCGGCCAAGGGGTGCAAACTGTCCGTCAAGGCCTGCGATGTCACGGACATGACGGCTCTTGAAACACTGCTCGATGCGTTGCGCAAAGAGGCTCCGATCAAGGGGATCATGCATTCGGCTGTAGTTCTGGATGATATTCTCATCGCCAACATGAGCGACAATCAGATCGATGCGGTCCTGAAGCCCAAAGTGGTCGGTGGTGAAAATCTCGATCAGGCAACCCGCGATGATGCGCTGGATTATTTCTGGCTGTTCTCGTCAGTCTCGGTTTTGATGGGCAACCCCGGTCAGGCCAACTATGTGGCCGCAAATGCCTATCTCGATGGCATTGCGCGCCGCCGCCGCAAGGAGGGCTTGCCTGCCCTTTCGATCGGCTGGGGGCCGATCACCGATGTGGGTATTCTGGCGCGGGATACGCAGACTGCGGAAATCCTTGCCAAGACCACCGGCGGGGCCGAATTCAAGGCCCGTCAGGCGCTTGATCGTCTGGTCGAATTCATTGCCGATCAGCCAGCCGACGCACAGCCTGCGACGATTACCATCGCGCCGATGAACTGGGGCTTTGCCCGTGACAACCTCGCGGTTCTCAAGACCCCGGCCTATGAATTGCTCGCCCGCGAGGCGGCACAATCTTCCAACCGGGATCAGCAGGCGGTGGATGTTGCCAGTCTGATTGACGGGCTGGATGATGTGACGGCCCGGACGGAGATTGCCAAGATTCTGGCTCAGGAAGTTGCAGCCATTTTCCGCATGCCGGTCGAGGAAGTTCAGCTCAATCGGTCACTGTCCGATATTGGCATGGATAGCCTGATGGGCATGGAGTTGCGTTCGGCAGCCCAGCAAAAGCTGGATATCGAAATTCCGATGGGTGCAATTGCCGATGGCACGACCATTGAGGATATCGCAGGAAGTGTGGTTCAGCGCATTCGCAAGGGAGCGGACAAAGGTCTCAGCTTTACCGAAGAAACGCTCATCCATCAGCATGTTGGCGGAGATGATGACGTGGAAGGCATGAAGAGCAAATTGTCTGATTTGCGTCAGGCCGTATAACGCGTCTGAAGATCGGATGTCTGGTGATCCTTTGATCACTTCGCGCTCTTGGGGTCTTGACTGTTCGTGGCTTTAACGGTAACTGGCGATGTCCGTTGCAGACTGCAGACTTATGTCTAACAGTGTGTCCACGCTATTTGGTGCTGAACTGGAGCCCTTCATGAAAAAGTCGCCCGTTGATCGCGATGCCATTCTCAACATGTCACGATCCATGGCCAAGAAGTCTCCCGCCAAGGCAGCATCCAAACGGAGCGTGCGTTCCAAGGTCGATCCCGCCAAAACCGATTTCAAGACCCTTGAGCTTTATCAGCAGATCAAGGTGCAGCGTGATATGGCGGAATTGCTGCAGACCCGGGATCCCTATTTCCTTGTTCATGAAGGGCGTGCTGGCGCGACGACACTTGTCGATGGTCGCGAGATGATCAACTTTGCCTCCTATGACTATCTCGGCCTCAACGGGCTTGATGAAGTGCATGCGGCAGCCAAAGAGGCGATTGACACCTTCGGGACATCCGTGTCCGGCTCTCGCCCCACGTCGGGTGAACGCCCGTTTCATGGGATGTTGGAACAGCAGTTGTCCGAGCTTTACGAAAGCGAAGCGGCTCTGGTGTTCGTGTCTGGTCACGCAACGAATGTCTCAACGATCGGTGACTTGCTTGGAGCGTCGGATCTGGTTCTGTTTGATGCCTTCAGCCACAATTCGGTGACCACGGGCTGCAAACTGTCCGGTGCGACCCGCCGCTCGTTCAAGCATAATGATTTTGACGATCTCGAGCGGATCATTTCCGAAACCCGCGACAAGCATGACCGGGTGATGATCGTTGTCGAGGGGCTCTATTCCATGGATGGCGATACGCCCGATCTGGCGCGACTCGTTGACATCAAGGAACGCTTCGGTGCGTGGTTGATGGTTGATGAGGCTCACTCGCTGGGCATCCTCGGGGCGACGGGTTGGGGGCTGTTCGAAGAGCAGAATGTCGATCCCAAGAAGATCGACATCTGGATGGGCACCATGAGCAAAACCATGAGCGGCTGCGGCGGTTATATCTGTGGCAATCAGGCGCTCATCGATGTGCTGAAGTTCTTTGCGTCCGGGTTCATGTACAGCGTCGGACTTTCCGCTCCGCTTTGTGTCGCCGGCTCCAAGTCAATCGAAATCATGCAGCGGGAGCCGTGGCGGGTTGAAAAGCTACAGTCCAATGGCCAATATTTCCTCAAGGCAGCAAAGGCTGCTGGCTTGAACACCGGCCTCAGCCAGGGCTTTTGTGTGGTGCCCGTGATTGTCGGCGACAGCCTTCGGGCGGTGAAGCTGAGCAACAATCTGCTGGAGCGCGGCATCTATGCCTTCCCGATTACCTATCCGGCAGTGCCAATGAATGAGGCGCGGTTGCGCTTCTTTATCACAGCTGAGCATAGTGAAGAGCAATTGCAGGCGGCGGTGGACATCACGACCGAAGAGCTCAAGAAGCTGGAAGACGCCAATTTTAGTCTGTCGACTTCGATCAGCTCTCTGCATGAAAGCAAGTGATGCATGATTGAAAAGGGCTTCTTTGCCCGCTTTAGCCGGCGTTTTTATGACGTACGGCCTCACACACGTGGATATAGCGCCTTTGGGAGGTGTCATTGTCTGGGAAGTGTGTAGACTGAGCCGCGTGAAAGCGGTCAGAAGCGTGTCACATTGGATGCGCGTCTCTTGCGGAGCCAGTCTGGTTCCTGATCTCTGGCGTTGCCTTTCATTGAGGTGTTGACCCGTTTTAACGTATTCTTGTCTCAGTGCTTTTTTGTTCTTGGGTGGGCTGGGGATCAATGCACCGTCTGTCACAGTCGTGTGACGATTACATGGTTTGAATCTGAGGTGTGTCGCGCCGGGCCGTTATCGGTTGGCGGTGACGGATGCCTGTTCAAACCAATGAGTTTGAGCGTTTTGGTTGATCCGGTCTTCCTTCAAAGCGTTCAGGGAGAATAACCTTGTTTTTTGAGAGCGTGACATGACGTCCATTCTTTTCTGGTCGGGATCAAGTGCGATTGCGTGGCTGTGGGGGCTGGGGATGTTCTTCTCGCTTCACTTCACGGCCAGCTATGGCGTGGCAGGCCTTTTGGCCTTTGCCATTCCCAATGCTTGCGGCCTTGCGGCCTTTGGCTTCATCCTGTCTCGCCGCAAGGACAAGACAAAACTTCGCGCTCTGGCCGAACGTGTGACGAGCCGCTATTTCGGCCCCTTCATGCTGTATCAGTTTCTTGCCGTCTCGCTCACTCTGTTTGCATTGGCGCGCTATCTTTTCGTGCCGCTTGATGTTCCGGCGCCCATGTTGCTGATGGTCTGCGTGCTGCTCGCTGCTATGACGCTGGCTGACAGGATGTCACTGGCCGGTCTTGTCCGGCTGCATGCGGGTTATCTTCTCGTAATGGTCCTCGCTTATATCCTCTTGCAGAGCTTTATGCCGTGGTCGGGCGAAATGACGTCCGGTCTTGCGGTCAAGGATGGGGTCTTCTGGGCCTATTTGCCTCCTGTTGCGCTGGGGCTGCTGTTCGGCCCCTGGCTTGATTTGCAACAATGGCAGCGGGCTGCGGCCATGGAGGAGCGCGGTCTGTCGCTTTCCAAGGGCTATGGGCTTGCTGGGTTGGTCTTTTTCATTCTGCTGCTCGCCAATGGCGCGCTGGTGCTGGGCATTCAACCAGAGTTGGCTCGCGGTCTTGCTCCGGGTGTGATCGGCTCGGACCTCGGGGGACTCGTCGCTCAGAGTGTGCACGGTCTTGGCGATCCGGTGGTCATTGCGGCGCTGATCGTTTGGTGTCTTGTCGGGCTATTTGCGACCCTCGACAGCAGCCGCCTTGCGCTCAACTGGCTCGTGGAGCGAGTGGCCGCTGAAAAGCTTGGTCCTCTTGCGGCCTTCCTGCCGATAGGGCTGATCAAGAGTTCAACGCCGCTGTTCGTGCTTGCTGCCGGATTGGCGGCTACCGGGCTGATTGCTGGTGTCGATCTGCAATATTAC encodes:
- a CDS encoding acyl carrier protein, coding for MNWGFARDNLAVLKTPAYELLAREAAQSSNRDQQAVDVASLIDGLDDVTARTEIAKILAQEVAAIFRMPVEEVQLNRSLSDIGMDSLMGMELRSAAQQKLDIEIPMGAIADGTTIEDIAGSVVQRIRKGADKGLSFTEETLIHQHVGGDDDVEGMKSKLSDLRQAV
- a CDS encoding aminotransferase class I/II-fold pyridoxal phosphate-dependent enzyme; this encodes MKKSPVDRDAILNMSRSMAKKSPAKAASKRSVRSKVDPAKTDFKTLELYQQIKVQRDMAELLQTRDPYFLVHEGRAGATTLVDGREMINFASYDYLGLNGLDEVHAAAKEAIDTFGTSVSGSRPTSGERPFHGMLEQQLSELYESEAALVFVSGHATNVSTIGDLLGASDLVLFDAFSHNSVTTGCKLSGATRRSFKHNDFDDLERIISETRDKHDRVMIVVEGLYSMDGDTPDLARLVDIKERFGAWLMVDEAHSLGILGATGWGLFEEQNVDPKKIDIWMGTMSKTMSGCGGYICGNQALIDVLKFFASGFMYSVGLSAPLCVAGSKSIEIMQREPWRVEKLQSNGQYFLKAAKAAGLNTGLSQGFCVVPVIVGDSLRAVKLSNNLLERGIYAFPITYPAVPMNEARLRFFITAEHSEEQLQAAVDITTEELKKLEDANFSLSTSISSLHESK
- a CDS encoding thioesterase family protein, whose amino-acid sequence is MTSILFWSGSSAIAWLWGLGMFFSLHFTASYGVAGLLAFAIPNACGLAAFGFILSRRKDKTKLRALAERVTSRYFGPFMLYQFLAVSLTLFALARYLFVPLDVPAPMLLMVCVLLAAMTLADRMSLAGLVRLHAGYLLVMVLAYILLQSFMPWSGEMTSGLAVKDGVFWAYLPPVALGLLFGPWLDLQQWQRAAAMEERGLSLSKGYGLAGLVFFILLLANGALVLGIQPELARGLAPGVIGSDLGGLVAQSVHGLGDPVVIAALIVWCLVGLFATLDSSRLALNWLVERVAAEKLGPLAAFLPIGLIKSSTPLFVLAAGLAATGLIAGVDLQYYMLCFASLFLAYSVVLVSELLVGRSAAHGFQAGLFGMMALCLLAAGYLGQAPLLVALSPFVALLALLPRGPEVVEQISDDGADALAPLMVDSKLSQPLGGPSSAAAVVLADQLSHQNVTETGPQSADPTKLSWTEGWFDERWFNIKLISTYSDTNSVGNVYFASYISWVGKVRELFFRRCMPGFDLKETPFYILTRSISHKFIRETREFEELLVKVRVDALNRKFVTLKHEIRDSKDNLIGKGEQTLMFVNAKSYGLVDVPAAVISSFTATMPETHLRGLK